In Mycobacteriales bacterium, the genomic window CCTGCAGCACCGCGGCGACCCGCTGCCCCCAGCGGTCGTCGGGGATGCCGGCGACCACCGCGTCGACGACGTCCGGGTGCGCCTTGAGCGCCCCCTCGACCTCCTCCGGGTAGACCTTCTCGCCGCCGGAGTTGATGCAGACCGAGCCGCGGCCGAGGAACCGCATGGTGCCGTCGGCCTCGACGGTGGCCATGTCGCCGAGCAGCACCCAGCGCTCGCCGTCGACCTCGACGAAGGTCTCGGCGGTCTTCACCGGGTCGTTGTAGTAGCCGAGCGGGATGTGGCCGCGCTGCGCGACTCGGCCCACGGCGCCGGAGCCGGGCGGCACCGGCCGGTGGTGCTCCTCGTCGAGCACCTGGGTGCGCTCGTTGACGACGAACCGCAGGCCGTCGGCCGGCTTCGACCCGGGCGGCGCGGTGCCGTTGAAGCCGCTCTCCGACGAGCCGTAGCTGTCGACCACGTAGACGTTGGGCAGCAGGTCGGCGATGCGGTCGCGCAGCGGCTGGGAGAGCAGCGCGCCCGCCGACGCCAGCGCCAGCAGCGACGAGGTGTCGTAGGACCGCTCCTCCAGCGCCTGCACGATCGGCAGCGCCATCGCGTCGCCGACGATCGTGATCGTGTTGACCTGCTCCTGCTCGATCAGCGAGAGCGCGCCGTGGCCGGTGTAGCGCCGGATCAGCACCACCTTGCCGCCGCCGAGGAAGTTGATGAAGCTGCCGAGCTCCGCCGCGCCGTGCATCAGCGGCGGCGCGGGAAACGACACACCGGGCGAGTTGGCCGCCGCGCGCGGGCCGGCATCTTCCGGCCGGGCCAGCGGCTCGCCCATCGGGTAGCCGCCACCCATGCCGGCGAACAGCAGGTCCTCGTGGCGCCACATGACGCCCTTGGGCATCCCGGTCGTCCCGCCGGTGTAGATGATGAACAGGTCGCCGCCGGAGCGCTCCGGGAAACCGTCGCGGTGGTCCGGCTGCGCGGCCAGCGCGTCGTCGTAGACCGTGGTGCCCGGCGGCAGCGCGGCGCCGTCGGTGGGACCCACCGCGACCAGGTGCCGGATCTTCGGCGTGCGCGGCAGGACCGCCGCCACCCGGTCGGCGAACTCGGTGTCGAAGACCACGCCGACAAGGTCCGCGTCGTCGTACAGGTAGTGCAGCTCGTCCTCGACGTAGCGGAAGTTGACGTTGACCGGCACCGCTCGGATCTTGAACAGCGCGAGCATCGTCTCGAGGTACTCGGTGCCGTTCATCATGTGGCAGCCGACGTGGTCACCGGGTGCGATGCCGTCGGCGAGGAAGTGGTGCGCCAGCCGGTTGGCGCGCGCGTCGAGCTCGCGGAACGACAGCCGGCGGCCCTCGGCGTAGAGCGCCTCGCGCTCCGGCACGTGGTCGACGATGTGCTCGAAGAGGTCCGCCAGGTTGAACTGCACGCCGCTCCCCCGCTAGTGCTTGAAGCCGGACCCGGCGATCGCGCCGCCGTCGACCGCGAGCTCGGCGCCGGTGATGTAGGACGCGGCGTCGCTGGCGAGGAACGCCGTCGCCTCGGCGACCTCCTCCGGCCGGCCCATGCGCGACATCGGCACCTGCTTGCCCACCCACTTCATGTTGTCGTCGGTGGGGGCGAACGCGCGGACCATCGGGGTGTCGATGCCGCCCGGGTGCACGCTGTTGACGCGTATGTGGTCGGCGGCGAGCTCGATGGCCGCGGCCTTGGTCATGCCCCGGACGGCGAACTTGCTGGCGGTGTAGGGCACGAGGAACCGGTTGCCACCGAGACCCTCGACGCTGGAGACGTTGACGATCGCGCCGCCGCCCGCCCGCTTCATCGCCGGGGCGGCCTCGCGCATGCCGAGGAAGACGCCCATCGCGTTGACGTCCATGACGAGGCGGTACTCCTCGGTGCTCGTGTTGCCGAGCTCGTTGATGCGCAGCACGCCCGCGTTGTTGACCAGCACGTCGAGCCGGCCGAAGACCTGCTCGGTCTCCGCCACCGCGTCGTGCCAGGCCGTCTCGTCGGTGACGTCGAGGATCAGCGCGACGGTGTCGCCGCCCAGCAGCTCCGCCGTCTCCTTGACCTCGGGCAGCACGTCGCCGAGCACGACCTTCGCGCCCTCGGCGACGAACAGCCGCGCGGTCGCGGCGCCCATCCCCCGCGCCGCACCGGTGATCAGTGCGACCTTGCCGTCCAACCGTCCGCTCATGGCTTCTCCGCTCCGACGACCCACATCGCGAAGTACTGCGAGCCGCCCCCGTAGGCGTGCCCCAGCGCCCGGCGGGCGTCCTTGACCTGGTGTTCTCCCGCGGTGCCGCGCACCTGGTTGGCCGCCTCGAGGAAGCGGATCATGCCGGACGCGCCGATCGGGTTGGACGAGAGCACGCCGCCGGACATGTTGACCGGCAGGTCGCCGTCGAGCGCGGTGGCGCCGTCCTGCACCATCTTCCAGCCGGTGCCCTCGTCGGCGAAGCCGAGATTCTCCAGCCACATGGGCTCGAACCAGCTGAACGGGACGTAGATCTCGGCGCAGTCGATCTCGTGCAACGGGTCGGTGATGCCGGCCTCGGCATAGAGCGCGGCGGCGCAGTCACGGCCGGCGTGCGGGTTGACCCGGTCGCGGCCGGCCCCCATCGTCGGCTCCGAGCGCAGCGCGGTGCCATGGACCCACGCGACCGGCCGGCTGCTGGCCGCCGCCGACGCCTCGTCGCCGATGACCATCGCGGCCGCACCGTCGGACGACGGGCAGGTCTCGGCGTAGCGGATCGGGTCCCACAGCAGCGGCGAGGTCGCGATGCCCTCGAGCGTGATCTCGGGCTGGTGCAGGTGCGCGTAGGGGTTCTTCAGCGCGTTGAGCCGGTCCTTGAGCGCGACCTTGAAGCCCGTGTCGAGCGGCGCCTGCGACTTGCGGATGTAGCCGCGCACGATCGGCGCGAAGTAGCCGCCGGCGCCGGCGACCAGCGGCTGCGAGAACGGCAGGTGGATCGACAGCGCCCACATGGCGTTGCTCTCCGACTGCTTCTCGAACGCCACGGTCAGCACGCGCCGGTGGATGCCGGACTGCACGAGGTGGGTGGCGATGACCGACGTCGACCCGCCGACCGAGCCTGCCGTGTGCACCCGGGTCATCGGCTTGCCCACCGCACCGAGCGCCTCGGCCAGGTAGAGCTCGGGCATCATCACGCCCTCGAACATGTCGGGCGCCTTGCCGATGACGACCGCGTCGATGTCGGCCCAGTCGAGCTCGGCGTCGGCGAGCGCCCGCTCGGCGGCCTCGTGCACGAGGCCGCCGATCGAGACGTCCTCCCGCTTGGCCTCGTGCTTGGTCTGCCCGGTGCCGAGGACCGCCGCCCGCTGCCCGCTCACTGTTCGGCCTCCAGGACGCAGACGAGGTTCTGCTGCAGGCAGGGCCCGCTGGTCGCGTGCGCCACGGCGCGCTGCCCCTCGCCGGCGGACACGCGCCTGGCCGCCTCGCCGATGCGCACCAGCCCGGCCACCATGACCGGGTTGGACACCAGCGCCCCGCCCGACGGGTTGACGGCGGTGGTGTCCTCGTCGAGGCCGAGCGCCTCGAGCAGGATCAGCTCCTGGTGCGAGAAGGGCGCGTGCAGCTCGGCGAGATCGGCGCGGCCGTCGACGCCCGCGCGTTGCGCGGCGATCCGGGTCGACGCGGAGACCGTGAGGTCGCGCGAGCCGACGTACTGCCCCTCGATGCGGTGGTCGATGCCGCGGATCCACGCCGGCCGCTCGGCCAGCTCCCGGGCCCGGTTACCGGCGGCGAGTACGACGACCGCCGCGCCGTCACTGACCGGTGGGCAGTCGTGCTTGCGCAGCGGATCGGCGTAGAGCGGCTCGGCGAGCAGCGTCGCCTCGTCGGTCTGCTCCGACACCTGCGCGTGCGGGTTGCCGGCGGCGTTGCGGCGGTCCCGGGCGACGACCCGGGCGAGGTCCTTCTCGCCGATGCCGTCGGCGTCGAGCAGCGCGCGGGCCTGCAGGGCCGCGAGGCTCACCGCGTCGGGCCACAGCGGACCGACCAGGTAGGGGTCCAGCTGCAGCGACAGCACCCGGGCGATGTCGCCGGGCGAGCTCTTGCCGAACGCGTAGACCAGCGCGGTGTCGATGTCGCCGTGCTGCAGCCGCACCCATGCCTCGTAGAGCGCGAACGCGCCGTCCATCTCGACGTGCGACTCGGCGATCGGCGGCCACGGCCCGACCGCGTCGAGCGCGGAGACGAAGGCGAACGCCTGCCCGGCGAGGTAGTCGCTGGAGCCGGACACCGTGAACCCGATGTCCTGCGTCGTCAGGCCGGTGGGCTCGAGCGCCTCGCGCAGCACCGGCAGCAGGATCTCGACCTCGTTGCGGTTGTCCTCGCGCGCCGACGCGTGCTGCGCGTAGGAAACCACCGCCACCGGGCGCATCTAGAGCGCCTCCTTGAACGACTCGTAGTCGGCATCCGGCTCGTCGATCGGCTCTACGTAGTCGATGTTGGTGAACGAGTAGTCCCACTCGTCGCGCGGCAGCCAGTGCGCGCGCACCCGCATGCCCATCCGGACCTCGTCGGGCGAGACGCCCTGCACGAGCACCATCGACGTCATGTCGGAGCCGTCGAAGAGCACCTCGCCGGAGATGTAGGGCAGGTCGATCACCCGGTTGGCGAAGTTGACGTTGACGACGGCGTAGGTGACGAGCGTGCCGGTGTCGGCGACCTCGACCTCCTCCGCGAACTCGACGCCGCACATCGGGCAGCCTCCGCGTGGTGGCACGTAGACCTTGCCGCACTGCGGGCAGCGGCGGCCGAGCAGCCGCCCCTCCTTCAGCCCGTGCAGGAACCGCGACTGCGCGGCGCCCGGCGTGTAGCGGTAGTCCAGCCGGATCGGCGTGACGATGCCCTTGACCGGCTTCGAGCCGTCTGCAGCAGACATCACCGCACCGCCTCGAAGCAGGCGATGTCGTGGATGTCGCCGGTGGTCTCATCGGCCCAGCGCACCCGCACCCGCATGCCGGTGGCGATCTGCTCGCGGGGGGCGTCGAGCGCGTGCAGCAGCGACGTGTCGGCGCCGTCGAGCCGCACCAGCGCCCACGCGAACGGGCGCTCGAACGGCTGGCCCAGCCGCGGCTTCGGGTTCCACGACCACGACGTGACGACGCCCTCGGGCGACACCTCGACGAGGTCGTCGTGCGGCAGCGCGGCGGCCGTCCTCGCGTCGTACTCCGGTGGCGGCACGACGACGCGTCCGCTGCTGTCGCGTACGCCGAAGACCTTGCGCTCGCGCAACCCGGTGAGGAACGCGCCGACCATCGGCCCGGTCGACCGCGTGTAGGGGAACTCCATCGAGTGCGGAGCCGAGAGCACCTCAGTCATGGGTCACACCAGCTGCGATTCGCGGCCGGCCCAGTAGGGGTCGCGCAGCTGTCTCTTGATGAGCTTGCCGGTCGGCGTACGCGGGAAGTCGTCGACGAAGTCGATCGAGCGCGGCACCTTGTACCGGGCGAGGTTCTCGGTGCAGAAGGCGATGAGCTCCTTCTCCAGCTCCGGACCCGGCGTCACGCCCTCGGCGGGCTGCACCGCCGCCTTGATCTCCTCGCCCAGGTCGTCATTGGGTACGCCGAACACCGCGGCGTCGCCGACCTTCGGGTGCTGCAGCAGCACGGCCTCGGTCTCGGCGGGGTAGATGTTGACGCCCCCGGCGATGATCATGTCGACCTTGCGGTCGCGGAGGAACAGGAAGCCGTCGTCGTCGAGCTCGCCCGCGTCGCCGACCGTGAAGAAGCCCTGGTCGTTCCAGCTCTTCTTGGTCTTCTCCGGGTCGCCGTGGTACTCGAACGTGCGGTCGCCCATCTTCATCCAGACGGTGCCGATCCGGCCGTTGGGCAGCTCGTTGCCGTCGTCGTCGAGGATCTTGATGGTGCTGCCCGGCCACGCGACACCGACGGTGCCGGGCTTCTTCAGCCAGTCGTCGGGGCTGGCGACGGTGCCGCCGCCCTCGGTCGCGGCGTAGTACTCCCAGATGACCGGACCCCACCACGCGAGCATCTTGTGCTTGGTCGGCACCGGGCACGGGGCGGCACTGTGGATGACGTGGCGCAACGACGACACGTCGTAGGACGCGCGCACGTCGTCGGGCAGCTGCAGCATCCGGTGGAACATCGTCGGCACCATGTGGCTGGTGGTCACGCGGTAGCGCTGGATGCGCTCGAGCGTGCCTTCCGGCGTCCACCTGTCCATGAGCACGACGCCGTGGCCGGAGTGCAGCGCGTTGATCGTGAACTGCGCGACGGCCGTGTGGTAGAGCGGCGCGACGGTGATGTGCACGTTGTCGCCGTGCGGCTCGATGCCGAACAGCATGTGCAGGAACGTGCCGAACTCCGCCATCGTGTCGGGGTCGAGGTCGGGCAGCGGTCGCTTGACGCCCTTGGGCCGGCCGGTGGTGCCCGACGTGTAGTTCATCAGCGCGCCGGCCTTGCGGTCGTCGGGCGCGCTCGTCGGCTGCCCGACGGTCAGCTCGACGTAGGGGCGGTAGCCCTCGATGCTGCCGACCGCGAACCGCGCGCTCTCCGGCAGCGACATCTCGCTGCCCGCCCGCACGGCCTCGGCGGCGAAGCGCTCGTGCGCGATGAACGCCTTGGCGCCGGAGTCCTCGACGATGTAGGCGATCTCCGGGCCGACGAGGTGGAAGTTGACCGGCACCATGTGCCAGCCGGCCTGCTGCACCGCGAGCAGCACCTCGATGAACTCCCGGCCGTTCGGCAGCAGCACGGCGACCACGTCGCCGGGTGCCAGCCCGATGGCCCGCAGGCCGTGTACCAACTGGTTGGCCGACACGAGCAGGTCACCCGCGGTGTGTTCGGCACCGTCGGGCTCGACCAGTGTCATGCGCTGCGGATCCGCGGCGGCGATG contains:
- a CDS encoding thiolase domain-containing protein yields the protein MSGQRAAVLGTGQTKHEAKREDVSIGGLVHEAAERALADAELDWADIDAVVIGKAPDMFEGVMMPELYLAEALGAVGKPMTRVHTAGSVGGSTSVIATHLVQSGIHRRVLTVAFEKQSESNAMWALSIHLPFSQPLVAGAGGYFAPIVRGYIRKSQAPLDTGFKVALKDRLNALKNPYAHLHQPEITLEGIATSPLLWDPIRYAETCPSSDGAAAMVIGDEASAAASSRPVAWVHGTALRSEPTMGAGRDRVNPHAGRDCAAALYAEAGITDPLHEIDCAEIYVPFSWFEPMWLENLGFADEGTGWKMVQDGATALDGDLPVNMSGGVLSSNPIGASGMIRFLEAANQVRGTAGEHQVKDARRALGHAYGGGSQYFAMWVVGAEKP
- a CDS encoding OB-fold domain-containing protein, which gives rise to MTEVLSAPHSMEFPYTRSTGPMVGAFLTGLRERKVFGVRDSSGRVVVPPPEYDARTAAALPHDDLVEVSPEGVVTSWSWNPKPRLGQPFERPFAWALVRLDGADTSLLHALDAPREQIATGMRVRVRWADETTGDIHDIACFEAVR
- a CDS encoding acyl-CoA synthetase, translating into MQFNLADLFEHIVDHVPEREALYAEGRRLSFRELDARANRLAHHFLADGIAPGDHVGCHMMNGTEYLETMLALFKIRAVPVNVNFRYVEDELHYLYDDADLVGVVFDTEFADRVAAVLPRTPKIRHLVAVGPTDGAALPPGTTVYDDALAAQPDHRDGFPERSGGDLFIIYTGGTTGMPKGVMWRHEDLLFAGMGGGYPMGEPLARPEDAGPRAAANSPGVSFPAPPLMHGAAELGSFINFLGGGKVVLIRRYTGHGALSLIEQEQVNTITIVGDAMALPIVQALEERSYDTSSLLALASAGALLSQPLRDRIADLLPNVYVVDSYGSSESGFNGTAPPGSKPADGLRFVVNERTQVLDEEHHRPVPPGSGAVGRVAQRGHIPLGYYNDPVKTAETFVEVDGERWVLLGDMATVEADGTMRFLGRGSVCINSGGEKVYPEEVEGALKAHPDVVDAVVAGIPDDRWGQRVAAVLQVRPGAGVPTQPEIETHLAARIARYKVPRFCHAVDLIERSPSGKPDYGWAARVLAEAAAAAVTAP
- a CDS encoding thiolase domain-containing protein; its protein translation is MRPVAVVSYAQHASAREDNRNEVEILLPVLREALEPTGLTTQDIGFTVSGSSDYLAGQAFAFVSALDAVGPWPPIAESHVEMDGAFALYEAWVRLQHGDIDTALVYAFGKSSPGDIARVLSLQLDPYLVGPLWPDAVSLAALQARALLDADGIGEKDLARVVARDRRNAAGNPHAQVSEQTDEATLLAEPLYADPLRKHDCPPVSDGAAVVVLAAGNRARELAERPAWIRGIDHRIEGQYVGSRDLTVSASTRIAAQRAGVDGRADLAELHAPFSHQELILLEALGLDEDTTAVNPSGGALVSNPVMVAGLVRIGEAARRVSAGEGQRAVAHATSGPCLQQNLVCVLEAEQ
- a CDS encoding acyl-CoA synthetase — encoded protein: MSSLGFWSIAAADPQRMTLVEPDGAEHTAGDLLVSANQLVHGLRAIGLAPGDVVAVLLPNGREFIEVLLAVQQAGWHMVPVNFHLVGPEIAYIVEDSGAKAFIAHERFAAEAVRAGSEMSLPESARFAVGSIEGYRPYVELTVGQPTSAPDDRKAGALMNYTSGTTGRPKGVKRPLPDLDPDTMAEFGTFLHMLFGIEPHGDNVHITVAPLYHTAVAQFTINALHSGHGVVLMDRWTPEGTLERIQRYRVTTSHMVPTMFHRMLQLPDDVRASYDVSSLRHVIHSAAPCPVPTKHKMLAWWGPVIWEYYAATEGGGTVASPDDWLKKPGTVGVAWPGSTIKILDDDGNELPNGRIGTVWMKMGDRTFEYHGDPEKTKKSWNDQGFFTVGDAGELDDDGFLFLRDRKVDMIIAGGVNIYPAETEAVLLQHPKVGDAAVFGVPNDDLGEEIKAAVQPAEGVTPGPELEKELIAFCTENLARYKVPRSIDFVDDFPRTPTGKLIKRQLRDPYWAGRESQLV
- a CDS encoding glucose 1-dehydrogenase, which codes for MSGRLDGKVALITGAARGMGAATARLFVAEGAKVVLGDVLPEVKETAELLGGDTVALILDVTDETAWHDAVAETEQVFGRLDVLVNNAGVLRINELGNTSTEEYRLVMDVNAMGVFLGMREAAPAMKRAGGGAIVNVSSVEGLGGNRFLVPYTASKFAVRGMTKAAAIELAADHIRVNSVHPGGIDTPMVRAFAPTDDNMKWVGKQVPMSRMGRPEEVAEATAFLASDAASYITGAELAVDGGAIAGSGFKH
- a CDS encoding Zn-ribbon domain-containing OB-fold protein, with translation MSAADGSKPVKGIVTPIRLDYRYTPGAAQSRFLHGLKEGRLLGRRCPQCGKVYVPPRGGCPMCGVEFAEEVEVADTGTLVTYAVVNVNFANRVIDLPYISGEVLFDGSDMTSMVLVQGVSPDEVRMGMRVRAHWLPRDEWDYSFTNIDYVEPIDEPDADYESFKEAL